One part of the Anaerolineae bacterium genome encodes these proteins:
- the upp gene encoding uracil phosphoribosyltransferase — MKNVYESSHPLVKHKLTILRDKTTEPRKFRELVREISMLLAYEATQDLATASTPVETPMGSTSGAMLQERIGLVPILRAGLGMVEGVWEMMPGSEVWHIGLFRDERTLQPVEYYNKLPVSPTVQICIVLDPMLATGGSATATVDILKQWGAERIKFMGLIAAPEGIKTLHDAHPDVDIHLAAVDERLNEIGYIVPGLGDAGDRQFGTG; from the coding sequence ATGAAAAATGTGTACGAATCCTCCCATCCCTTGGTCAAGCACAAATTGACCATTTTGCGAGATAAAACCACAGAGCCACGGAAATTCAGAGAATTAGTGCGAGAGATTTCCATGTTACTGGCCTACGAAGCCACCCAAGACCTGGCCACCGCCTCCACCCCCGTGGAAACCCCAATGGGTTCAACCAGCGGGGCGATGCTCCAGGAGCGCATTGGCCTGGTGCCAATTTTGCGCGCCGGGCTGGGCATGGTTGAAGGGGTGTGGGAAATGATGCCCGGCAGTGAAGTGTGGCACATTGGCCTGTTCCGCGACGAACGTACCCTGCAGCCGGTAGAGTATTATAACAAACTGCCGGTTTCACCAACCGTGCAGATTTGCATTGTGCTGGATCCAATGCTGGCCACCGGCGGTTCGGCCACCGCCACCGTAGATATTCTCAAACAGTGGGGCGCAGAGCGCATCAAATTTATGGGCCTTATCGCGGCGCCGGAAGGCATTAAAACTTTACACGACGCTCACCCTGATGTGGACATCCATCTGGCCGCCGTTGACGAACGCCTCAACGAGATTGGCTATATTGTGCCCGGCCTGGGCGACGCCGGCGACCGCCAATTTGGCACCGGCTGA